A window of Psychroflexus sp. ALD_RP9 contains these coding sequences:
- a CDS encoding lysophospholipid acyltransferase family protein has translation MQLLIYVLLYPFLWLISKLPFRLIYILSDIVYALVYNIFAYRKKVVIKNLELAFPDKSKSEHELIAKKFYKHLCDVIFESIKSISITEKELHKRFIIEDTSLFNELEKNNKSAILMLAHYGNWEWIFILQTIINHKGYGVYKRLKNKYFDRLVKSIRAKYNTQLITTKETINTLNKVNDKGELSLSGFISDQSPKKDKAFHWQKFMGIEVPVYTGAEMLAKKLDHAVVFCKISKLCRGHYSCSFQLITKQPKTVPDYQITDQFLELVEQQIYEEPAYYLWTHKRWKHRKQ, from the coding sequence ATGCAATTACTCATTTACGTTTTATTATATCCTTTTTTATGGCTTATTTCAAAACTTCCATTTAGATTAATTTACATATTATCAGACATAGTCTATGCTTTAGTTTACAATATTTTTGCTTACCGAAAAAAGGTTGTTATTAAAAACCTTGAGCTTGCGTTTCCAGACAAATCAAAATCTGAGCATGAGCTTATTGCTAAAAAATTCTATAAACATTTATGTGATGTTATTTTTGAGTCTATTAAATCTATTTCAATTACTGAAAAAGAGCTACACAAGCGCTTTATAATCGAAGATACATCGCTTTTTAACGAGCTTGAAAAAAACAATAAAAGTGCCATTTTAATGTTAGCTCATTATGGAAATTGGGAATGGATTTTTATTTTACAAACTATAATTAATCATAAAGGTTATGGTGTTTACAAACGCCTTAAAAACAAATATTTTGATCGTTTGGTAAAAAGCATCAGAGCCAAATACAACACCCAATTAATCACAACAAAAGAAACAATTAACACCTTAAACAAAGTAAATGATAAAGGTGAATTAAGCCTGAGTGGTTTTATTTCTGATCAATCACCCAAAAAAGATAAAGCCTTTCATTGGCAAAAATTCATGGGTATTGAAGTACCAGTTTACACTGGCGCAGAAATGTTAGCAAAAAAACTTGATCATGCGGTTGTATTTTGTAAAATATCAAAATTATGTCGAGGACATTATAGCTGTAGTTTTCAACTCATCACTAAACAACCCAAAACTGTTCCTGATTATCAAATTACTGATCAGTTTTTAGAACTTGTTGAACAACAAATCTACGAAGAGCCTGCCTACTATTTATGGACACACAAACGCTGGAAACACAGGAAACAATAG
- the glmM gene encoding phosphoglucosamine mutase, with translation MTLIKSISGIRGTIGGSQNDNLTPIDTVNFAAAYGTWLKNQRSKSQYKVVIGRDARISGEMIQGLVMQTLVGMGISIVDLGLSTTPTVEMAVKLEQADGGIILTASHNPKQWNALKLLNKNGEFLNADEGKEIIESVKSGNFNFAEVDDLGQIYRNSAYIDLHIEEVLQLELVDQDAVKKANFKVVVDAVNSTGGISIPPLLRQLGVEVVELYCEPTGHFPHNPEPLEKHLTDLSKAIVKHNADFGLTVDPDVDRLAFMDENGKMFGEEYTLVSVADYVLTHKKGATVSNLSSSRALRDVTEAHGCKHFASAVGEVNVVAKMKAVNAVIGGEGNGGIIDPELHYGRDSLVGVALFLSHLAHKKMKVSELKASYPQYFMAKEKVELTADLNVDDILNDLAENYSDHELSTIDGVKIDFSENWVHLRKSNTEPIIRIYTEAKTQNEANELAQRFIKELKTIANN, from the coding sequence ATGACACTTATTAAATCGATTTCAGGAATTAGAGGTACTATCGGAGGCTCACAAAACGATAATTTAACACCTATTGACACTGTTAATTTTGCTGCAGCTTATGGCACTTGGCTTAAAAACCAACGTTCAAAATCACAATACAAGGTAGTTATTGGCAGAGATGCTCGTATTTCAGGCGAAATGATTCAAGGCCTCGTGATGCAAACCTTGGTTGGTATGGGAATTTCAATTGTTGATTTAGGTCTTTCTACAACACCAACTGTAGAAATGGCAGTTAAGCTTGAACAAGCCGATGGCGGAATTATACTAACTGCTAGTCATAATCCGAAGCAATGGAATGCATTAAAGTTGCTTAATAAAAATGGTGAGTTCTTAAATGCTGATGAAGGAAAAGAAATCATTGAATCTGTTAAGTCTGGTAATTTTAACTTCGCTGAAGTTGATGATTTAGGTCAAATCTATCGCAACTCTGCCTACATAGACTTACATATTGAAGAAGTACTTCAACTTGAGTTAGTAGACCAAGACGCCGTAAAAAAAGCAAACTTCAAAGTTGTTGTTGATGCTGTAAATTCAACTGGTGGTATTTCAATTCCACCTTTGTTAAGACAACTTGGCGTCGAAGTGGTTGAATTATATTGTGAACCAACAGGTCATTTTCCTCACAATCCAGAACCATTAGAAAAACACTTAACCGATTTGTCTAAGGCAATAGTAAAGCATAATGCAGATTTTGGTTTAACGGTAGACCCTGATGTTGATCGGTTAGCATTTATGGATGAAAATGGTAAAATGTTTGGCGAAGAGTACACACTTGTAAGCGTTGCAGATTATGTTTTAACTCATAAAAAAGGGGCGACGGTAAGTAATTTGTCATCATCTCGTGCACTAAGAGATGTAACAGAAGCTCATGGTTGTAAACATTTTGCAAGCGCTGTTGGTGAAGTGAATGTGGTAGCTAAAATGAAAGCAGTTAATGCTGTTATAGGTGGTGAAGGTAATGGTGGCATTATAGACCCTGAGTTGCATTACGGTAGAGATAGTTTGGTGGGTGTTGCTTTATTTTTATCGCATTTAGCGCATAAAAAAATGAAAGTTTCAGAATTAAAAGCTAGTTACCCACAATATTTTATGGCTAAAGAAAAAGTAGAGTTGACAGCAGACTTAAACGTCGATGATATTTTAAATGACTTAGCTGAAAATTACAGCGATCATGAGCTATCAACTATTGATGGTGTTAAAATAGATTTTTCTGAAAATTGGGTTCATCTCAGAAAGTCGAATACAGAACCTATTATTAGAATTTATACTGAAGCTAAGACCCAAAATGAAGCAAATGAGTTGGCACAAAGATTTATAAAAGAGTTGAAGACAATAGCAAACAATTAA
- a CDS encoding ACP phosphodiesterase — protein sequence MNYLAHLYLSGDNQQILIGNFMADSIKGNQYLKYPKGIQNGILLHRFIDSFTDAHSLIIELKQLMYDDLHHYSGVAIDVLLDHILAKNWSNYSRIKLVDFVQSCYNILHDNYEILPDNVKQFLPIMIKHDWLYNYRTIEGITLILKQMNNRLKHEVDLSKSVYIMQKNIQLFESHFNSFIAELNREANQFQSNIN from the coding sequence ATGAATTATTTAGCACATCTTTATTTATCAGGTGATAACCAACAGATATTAATTGGTAACTTTATGGCTGATAGCATTAAAGGTAATCAATATTTAAAATACCCAAAAGGGATACAAAATGGCATTTTACTTCACAGGTTTATAGATAGTTTTACAGATGCGCACTCGCTAATTATTGAGTTAAAACAATTGATGTATGATGATTTACATCACTATAGCGGAGTTGCTATAGATGTGTTATTAGACCATATTTTAGCGAAAAATTGGTCTAATTACTCTAGGATTAAACTAGTAGATTTTGTACAGAGTTGCTACAATATACTTCATGATAATTATGAAATTTTACCTGATAATGTAAAACAATTTTTACCCATTATGATTAAACACGATTGGTTATATAATTACAGAACTATTGAAGGAATTACACTCATTTTAAAACAGATGAACAATCGACTGAAACATGAGGTTGATTTATCAAAATCGGTTTACATCATGCAAAAAAACATTCAATTGTTTGAAAGTCATTTTAACTCTTTTATAGCTGAACTTAATCGGGAAGCTAACCAATTTCAATCTAATATTAATTAA
- a CDS encoding MBL fold metallo-hydrolase codes for MINQIQLIRNASLKITYNNSVFLIDPMFSKTCTFESFASISKNPIVDLPCSIPSILNDIEAVFLTHKHIDHFDDQAATVIDKSLPFFVQNVDFNFIKNKGFNNVIPFEVNFSWNQINFKTLKAFHGRDELLKEMGSVTGLFFKSGNLPSIYIVGDSIYNDHIKQNIEDLKPDYIIINSGGAEFPEKYDQNIIMNAAEVKQLIQDLNFPTHIIAIHMDAIDHCKTTRILLKNELKSIPESVKLIVPEDGEMIEI; via the coding sequence ATGATAAATCAAATTCAATTAATTAGAAACGCAAGCTTAAAAATTACCTATAATAATTCGGTATTTTTGATAGATCCGATGTTTTCAAAAACTTGTACTTTTGAATCATTTGCATCAATATCAAAAAATCCGATAGTCGATTTACCTTGTTCTATTCCTTCAATTTTAAACGATATTGAAGCAGTTTTTTTAACGCATAAACATATCGATCATTTTGATGATCAAGCTGCGACAGTAATTGATAAATCGCTGCCGTTTTTTGTACAGAATGTTGATTTTAATTTCATAAAAAATAAAGGCTTTAATAATGTAATTCCTTTTGAAGTCAATTTTAGCTGGAATCAAATTAATTTTAAAACTTTAAAAGCATTTCATGGTCGTGACGAGTTGCTTAAAGAAATGGGTTCTGTAACTGGTTTATTTTTTAAATCGGGTAATTTGCCTTCGATTTATATTGTGGGTGATAGCATTTATAATGATCATATAAAACAAAACATTGAAGATTTAAAACCAGATTATATCATCATAAATTCTGGCGGAGCGGAATTTCCTGAAAAATACGACCAAAACATTATTATGAACGCAGCTGAAGTTAAGCAACTTATTCAAGATTTGAACTTTCCTACCCATATAATTGCTATACATATGGATGCGATTGATCACTGTAAAACAACACGTATATTACTCAAAAATGAGTTAAAAAGCATACCAGAATCAGTTAAATTAATTGTTCCTGAAGATGGAGAAATGATTGAAATTTAA